ACGAGCGCCTCGGTGTCGACGTCGAGCGCCGACAGAGGATCGTCGAGCACGAGCACCTTGGGTGCGGCCGCGACGGCGCGCGCCAGCGCGAGACGCTGACGCTGACCGCCGGAGAGGCTGAGCCCCTCCTCGCCGATCACCGTCTCCACACCCTCCGGCAGCGTGTCGACGAAGGCCGCCTGCGCGACGTCGAGCGCTTCGCGCAGCACGCGCTCGCCCTCGTCGCTGTGCACATCGAGGTCGGCCCTACCGAGCAGCACGTTCTCGCGCACGGTCGCCGAGAACAGCGTGGCGTCTTCGAAGGCCATCGCGATGTGCTGGCGCAGCTCGGCCAGCGGCAGGTCGCGCACGTCGACGCCGTCGAGCGTGACGCGGCCACCGGTGACGTCGTACAGACGCGTGGGCAGCGTGGTCAGCGTGGTCTTGCCGCTGCCGGTGAGACCGACCAGGGCCATGGTCTCGCCCGGACGCAGCACGAGGTCGATGCCGTCGAGCAGATCGCGCTCGTCGGCGGCGGCGTCCTGGTAGCGGAAGCGCGCCCCCTCGAACGCGAGCTCGCCGCGCGGCTCGGCGATGTGCACCGGCGTCTCGGGGTCGGCGATCGAGTTCGTCTCGGAGTAGATGTCGAACACGCGATCGGTCGCGGTGCGTGCGTCGAGCATGAACGAGAACAGGAAGCCGATCGACTCGATGGGCCACCGCAGCACGACGGCCATCGCGAAGAACGCGAACAGCTGCGCCTGATCGATCTCGCCCTGCGAGATCAGCCAGATGCCCGACATCAGGCTGAGGCCGAAGGCGATCTGCGGCATCAGGTCGAGCCAGAACCAGATCGACGCGATCGCGCCGGCCTTGCTCATCTCGGTCTCGCGCAGGGTCTCGGCCTGGCGGCTGAAGCGGCTGAGCGCGTGCTTCCCCCGGCCGAACGCCTTGAGTACGCGGATGCCGTGCACGCTCTCCTCGACGCTGGTCGCGAGGTCTCCGGCCTGGTCCTGGCTGCGACGCGTGAGCGCACCGTAGCGCTTCTCGAACAGGTACCCGCGGATCCACAGGGGGATCGCGGTCACGATGAAGATGACGCCCAGCAGCCAGTGCCAGCGGAACAGCAGCACCGAGCCGATCACGATCGTGAGCAGGTTGACCACCAGCAGCACGAGGCCGAAGGCCAGCCACCGGCGGATGAGGCCGATGTCCTGCATCATGCGGCTCAGCAGCTGGCCCGACTGCCAGCGGTCGTGGAACGACACGGGGAGCGTCTGCAGACGCGAGTAGAGCTCGGTGCGCATCTTGTACTCGACCTGCGTGGCGGGGTTGAGCACGAACTGGCGGCGCAGCCACACCATCAGAGCCT
The sequence above is a segment of the Microbacterium sp. Root553 genome. Coding sequences within it:
- a CDS encoding ABC transporter ATP-binding protein yields the protein MSSSPSSQNASPSSTLSTPAALWRLKPFVKPVIWRLAGGAASALVAAIIALMIPIVLEQIIRGPVQAGALEGIAWGALAVFALALGEALMVWLRRQFVLNPATQVEYKMRTELYSRLQTLPVSFHDRWQSGQLLSRMMQDIGLIRRWLAFGLVLLVVNLLTIVIGSVLLFRWHWLLGVIFIVTAIPLWIRGYLFEKRYGALTRRSQDQAGDLATSVEESVHGIRVLKAFGRGKHALSRFSRQAETLRETEMSKAGAIASIWFWLDLMPQIAFGLSLMSGIWLISQGEIDQAQLFAFFAMAVVLRWPIESIGFLFSFMLDARTATDRVFDIYSETNSIADPETPVHIAEPRGELAFEGARFRYQDAAADERDLLDGIDLVLRPGETMALVGLTGSGKTTLTTLPTRLYDVTGGRVTLDGVDVRDLPLAELRQHIAMAFEDATLFSATVRENVLLGRADLDVHSDEGERVLREALDVAQAAFVDTLPEGVETVIGEEGLSLSGGQRQRLALARAVAAAPKVLVLDDPLSALDVDTEALVEEALRHVLADTTAMIVAHRPSTVALADRVALLEAGRVTAVGTHSELLRTSSHYRHVISSLEAEEAARTGAIPIIRDAEAEIDATVAEGIRAESADDASSGSATAVEEDKEVQR